In Malassezia japonica chromosome 2, complete sequence, one DNA window encodes the following:
- a CDS encoding uncharacterized protein (TransMembrane:3 (i309-331o337-358i467-485o)): MEIRRRVDGAPHGRPDAPQSEMVCIEIRDPGDAHTRVLDCSGAWTVDEVKAAMPALWAPDTLDPRGVRCIHRGQLIEGSAVVDTLAREETGRIVLHVAIRPDALVRAPAPAPAPAPDPLLASGYFREAGNPLMEFVVRLKPSELEALGHAIVVTYACYARYFDELGKIGEGARDAPRLVKPASFDYQPACVAAEDAALRAASVALIEKEVMQWTPLRDVCAQQPPVDIVYKYEPVHVDGRPYLQCTAAGDMRPMQRIVARRLAFLNEALLAVARLHDLQQWKVQAPGAMVRGREAPPWTDDTWLLLQDIVAILDTLLGLVMRATFFALIFLAQGSPFAWKMAAVAILLFAIVQGVLLVRKRRRERAESAAPRAPAAPAAPSPAAEPEQTEAAMLELPRLPARVSSVPWYFPEHWLQTAAWSGLAYEEAQMGFEHVPTSDATQRIHWATLDFTQPVAESAPQLATPSWLFSFVMLPLFLCVVTLHPRVEELRSDAIALRREAICSLAQKWERLVASGKEVRRSKPLLLQHPYAARVLAMEAERQRRAE; the protein is encoded by the exons ATGGAGATTCGGCGGCgggtcgacggcgcgccgcacgggcggccggacgcgccgcagagcGAGATGGTCTGCATAGAGATACGGGATCCAGGAGATGCTCATACACGCGTCCTGGAttgcagcggcgcatggaccgtcgacgaggtcaaGGCGGCGATGCCGGCGCTCTGGGCGCCGGACACGCTCGATccccgcggcgtgcgctgcatccACCGGGGCCAGCTCATCGAGGGCTCTGCCGTGGTGGATACACTTGCACGAGAG GAAACGGGGCGCATTGTCCTGCACGTTGCCATCCGGCCCGACGCCCTCGTccgcgcaccggcgcccgcgcctgcgcccgcgccggacCCGCTGCTGGCCTCGGGCTACTTCCGCGAGGCCGGCAATCCGCTGATGGAGTTTGTCGTGCGCCTCAAGCCgagcgagctcgaggcgctggggCACGCGATCGTCGTGACCTATGCCTGCTACGCCCGCTACtttgacgagctcggcaagatTGGCGAgggcgcacgcgacgcgccgcgcctcgtaAAACCGGCGTCGTTTGACTACCAGcccgcgtgcgtcgcggcagaggacgcggcgctgcgtgccgcgtcGGTGGCGCTGATCGAAAAAGAGGTGATGCAGTGGACGCCACTGCGCGACGTGTGTGCACAGCAGCCGCCGGTGGACATCGTATACAAGTACGAGCcggtgcacgtcgacggGCGGCCGTACCTGCAGTGCACTGCCGCCGGCGATATGCGCccgatgcagcgcatcgtcgcacgccgcctcgcctttttgaacgaggcgctgctcgcggtggcgcgcctgcacgaTCTGCAGCAGTGGAAGGTGCAGGCACCCGGCGCGATGGTGCGTGGGCGCGAAGCGCCGCCGTGGACCGACGATACGTGGCTCCTGCTCCAAGACATTGTCGCGATCCTCGAtacgctcctcggcctcgtgaTGCGTGCCACGTTCTTTGCACTCATCTTTCTCGCGCAGGGCTCGCCGTTTGCGTGGAAGATGGCCGCAGTTGCGATTTTGCTGTTTGCGATTGTGCAAGGCGTCTTGCtggtgcgcaagcgcaggcgcgagcgtgccgagagcgccgcgccccgagcgcccgccgcgcccgccgcaccGAGCCCTGCAGCAGAGCCCGAGCAAACCGAGGCGgcgatgctcgagctgccgcgtctgccggcgcgcgtgtcgagcgtgccgtgGTACTTTCCCGAGCACTGGCTGCAGACGGCCGCGTGGAGCGGCCTTGCGtacgaagaggcgcagaTGGGCTTTGAGCATGTGCCGACATCggacgcgacgcagcgcatccactgggcgacgctcgactttACGCAGCCCGTCGCggagagcgcgccgcagctcgcaACGCCGAGCTGGCTCTTTTCGTTCGTCATGCTCCCCCTGTTTCTGTGCGTCGTGACGCTGCATccccgcgtcgaggagctgcggTCCGATGCGattgcgctgcggcgcgaggcgatctGCTCGCTCGCCCAAAAGTGGGAGCGGCTCGTGGCGAGTGGCAAAgaggtgcggcgcagcaagccgctgctgctgcagcacccgtacgcggcgcgcgttcTGGCTATGGAGGCggagcggcagcgcaggGCCGAGTAG
- the VPS28 gene encoding Vacuolar protein-sorting-associated protein 28 (EggNog:ENOG503NV62; COG:U) — MNVFEEQRLYHTSQERENYESMATLFSLISCLDFLERAYVRGAIGEDEYTPACARLLGQYKTVIKLITDPTKPAPFRFDNIEAFMAYYDMDYPAAAHRLQLGVPATVEHASESKPHAAVHAQLVAETTQNFITLMDALKLKMRAKDQLHPLLSDLLSAYTKVGAADGEAREKLLAWLITLNKLSASEEVDETAAREMLFDIEHAYTTWFKSLQGS; from the exons ATGAACGTCTTCGAG GAGCAGCGGCTGTACCACACGAGCCAGGAGCGCGAGAACTATGAGAGCATGGCGACACTATTCAGCCTGATCTCGTGCTTGGACTTTTTGGAGCGCGCCTACGTCCGCGGCGCcatcggcgaggacgaaTATACCCCCGCATGCGCGCGGCTCCTTGGGCAGTACAAGACGGTGATCAAGCTGATTACCGATCCGACCAAGCCTGCGCCGTTTCGCTTTGACAATATCGAGGCGTTTATGGCGTACTACGAC ATGGACTACcccgcagcggcgcaccgcctccagctcggcgtgcctgCCACCGTGGAGCACGCGAGCGAAAGCAAGCCGCATGCTGCCGTGCATGCGCAGCTTGTCGCGGAGACGACACAGAACTTTATTACGCTCATGGATGCGCTCAAGCTCAAGATGCGCGCCAAGGACCAACTGCACCCCCTGCTGAGCGACCTGCTCAGCGCCTATACCAAAGTCGGTGCAGcggacggcgaggcgcgcgagaaGCTCCTCGCGTG gctCATTACACTTAACAAGCTCAGTGCGAGCGAAGAGGTGGACgagacggcggcgcgcgagatGCTCTTTGATATCGAGCACGCGTATACGACGTGGTTCAAGAGTCTGCAGGGTTCATAG